One Desulfuromonas sp. DNA window includes the following coding sequences:
- a CDS encoding flagellar motor protein MotA yields MDIVYSLFGFFQNGGLFMYPILFVFAVGMAIAFERWIQLGRVKNENRKIWNRVQPMLAEGDYNQARTLVEKDKSTIARMLAMGLERQGAVRRREDIEIAMEEGLMEVIPQLERRTHYIGLLSNIATLLGLLGTIMGLIEAFTAVANANPAEKADLLSASISVAMNTTAFGLMVAIPLLLLHAKLTSTTGQIIDSLEMASIKTLNSISSNAKRQMQEG; encoded by the coding sequence ATGGATATCGTTTATAGTTTGTTCGGTTTTTTTCAAAATGGTGGTCTGTTCATGTACCCGATACTGTTTGTCTTTGCAGTCGGTATGGCGATAGCCTTTGAACGTTGGATTCAGTTGGGGCGAGTCAAAAATGAAAATCGCAAGATATGGAACCGGGTTCAGCCGATGCTGGCCGAAGGGGATTATAATCAGGCGCGCACCCTCGTTGAAAAGGATAAATCGACTATTGCCCGGATGCTTGCAATGGGGTTGGAACGTCAGGGAGCCGTACGCCGACGCGAAGATATTGAAATTGCAATGGAAGAAGGATTGATGGAGGTTATCCCGCAGCTTGAGAGGCGGACACATTATATCGGATTGCTGTCGAATATTGCAACTCTGCTCGGACTGCTCGGCACGATCATGGGCCTGATTGAGGCATTTACAGCTGTCGCCAATGCCAATCCAGCCGAAAAGGCCGACCTGCTGTCGGCCAGTATCTCAGTTGCCATGAATACAACGGCTTTCGGGCTGATGGTGGCCATCCCGCTTTTGCTACTGCATGCCAAACTGACCTCTACGACCGGGCAGATCATTGACAGCCTTGAGATGGCTTCGATTAAAACCCTGAACAGCATTTCGAGTAACGCCAAGCGGCAGATGCAGGAAGGTTAA
- a CDS encoding biopolymer transporter ExbD: MLKRRSRRRFKETPELNITTFLNLMVVLIPFLLISAVFSRVTILELSVPTAASTNVAVDKPEMSVEVIVRQEKLEFSNGSKVVATIPKKDGEYDLKKLSSLLLRIKSDYPQKEDAMVLMEPDIKYDYLIQIMDAVRGARAWEEDSEDSVPVPLFPDISIGDAP, from the coding sequence ATGCTCAAGCGACGTTCCCGAAGGCGGTTTAAGGAAACGCCGGAACTGAATATTACGACATTTCTGAATCTGATGGTCGTTCTGATTCCGTTTCTGCTGATCAGTGCCGTATTTTCCAGGGTAACGATTCTTGAACTCAGTGTTCCGACAGCGGCATCCACCAACGTCGCGGTCGATAAACCTGAAATGAGTGTTGAGGTGATTGTCCGGCAGGAAAAGCTCGAATTTTCCAACGGTTCCAAGGTTGTCGCGACAATCCCGAAAAAAGATGGCGAGTACGATCTGAAAAAGCTGAGTAGTCTGCTTCTGCGTATCAAATCTGATTATCCGCAAAAAGAGGATGCGATGGTCCTGATGGAGCCGGATATCAAATACGACTACCTGATTCAAATAATGGATGCGGTGAGAGGCGCAAGAGCCTGGGAAGAGGACTCGGAAGATTCAGTCCCTGTGCCGCTATTCCCGGATATTTCGATCGGAGATGCGCCATGA
- a CDS encoding biopolymer transporter ExbD, with amino-acid sequence MRRMARNRKKVSALNLTSLMDVFTILVFFLLANSGSNEVLTPPKKIELPSSVVESKPRETVVIIVGAEQVVVQGKAIIETRDLIETKEGFIPEISERLAFLSKSVIGISDRTIEDSREVTILADREIPFNVLKKVMSSCTLSGYGKISLAVLQKSTQS; translated from the coding sequence ATAAGACGGATGGCGCGAAACCGGAAAAAGGTTTCGGCTCTGAATCTGACTTCCTTGATGGATGTATTTACTATTCTCGTTTTCTTTCTTCTGGCCAATTCAGGTTCAAATGAAGTGTTAACTCCGCCGAAAAAGATCGAGTTGCCGAGTTCGGTAGTCGAATCGAAACCACGTGAGACAGTAGTCATTATTGTTGGTGCCGAGCAGGTCGTTGTTCAGGGTAAGGCGATTATTGAAACCAGGGATCTGATCGAGACGAAAGAGGGATTTATCCCGGAAATTTCCGAACGTTTGGCATTCCTCAGCAAGAGCGTTATTGGCATAAGTGACAGGACGATTGAAGACAGCAGGGAAGTGACTATTCTGGCTGATCGGGAAATCCCGTTTAATGTTTTGAAAAAGGTGATGTCTTCCTGCACGCTATCCGGTTACGGCAAGATCTCACTGGCGGTTCTGCAGAAAAGTACCCAGTCATAA
- a CDS encoding AMMECR1 domain-containing protein: METALKSKEKKILLDIARDAIQSAILKSDVLPEPREEKALNVRSGCFVTIKQHGDLRGCIGNFQSELPLFREVAEIAAASATKDPRFYPLQEVDLESISLEISVLSPLQKIEDISEIEIGKHGIYLEKGFYRGVLLPQVAEEHDWDRETFLKQTCLKAGLPTDAWEAEDADIYIFSAQIFGD, from the coding sequence GTGGAAACAGCTTTAAAAAGCAAGGAAAAGAAGATTCTGCTCGATATTGCCCGTGACGCCATCCAATCAGCCATCCTCAAATCAGACGTTCTTCCCGAGCCACGCGAAGAAAAAGCTCTCAATGTTCGCAGCGGCTGTTTTGTCACAATCAAGCAACACGGCGACTTGCGGGGATGTATCGGCAATTTCCAGTCGGAATTGCCGCTGTTCAGGGAAGTCGCAGAAATAGCAGCGGCTTCGGCCACCAAGGATCCCAGGTTCTACCCCCTACAGGAAGTCGACCTGGAATCAATCTCACTTGAGATATCAGTCCTTTCACCTTTGCAAAAGATAGAGGATATCAGCGAGATCGAGATCGGCAAACACGGCATCTATCTCGAGAAAGGTTTTTACCGGGGTGTTCTGCTCCCCCAGGTCGCCGAAGAGCACGACTGGGACCGTGAGACCTTTCTCAAACAGACCTGTCTTAAAGCCGGCCTTCCGACTGACGCCTGGGAGGCCGAGGACGCTGATATCTATATTTTCAGTGCCCAGATTTTTGGCGATTAA
- a CDS encoding tRNA (N6-isopentenyl adenosine(37)-C2)-methylthiotransferase MiaB, translating into MSKTVYLETFGCQMNIVDSERIIDLLAQIGYHQVDSADNADLVLLNTCSVRDRAERKVYGHLGRFKPIKDRRPDLIVGVGGCVAQQEGEKLLEKIPHLDIVFGTHNVHKLPEMVLKVEGAEGRFQETGFLDRETRLNLFPSRTGGDTVNRFVTVMQGCDNFCSYCIVPHVRGREISRPSEEIVNEISSLAGEGVREVTLIGQNVNSYGLREVGELSFAGLLDQVNAIDGIDRIRFTTSHPRDISEELISCFGRLEKLCHHIHLPVQCGSNRVLEKMNRGYTREHYLDLIERLRRICSDIRFTTDIIVGFPGESESDFEQTLDLVEKVRFADAFTFLYSPRPGTAAAELEETLAPEQKQQRFDRLIETQQKISLTFWQGDVGRLVPVLVEGESRQANGQLFGRTTWNRIVNFTGTSDMIGQIVPVRIIRNFRNSQLGEVEKTQVA; encoded by the coding sequence ATGAGTAAAACGGTTTATCTCGAAACTTTTGGATGTCAGATGAATATCGTCGATTCGGAGCGGATCATCGACCTTCTGGCACAGATCGGCTACCATCAGGTTGATTCGGCGGATAATGCCGACCTGGTGCTGCTTAATACCTGTTCGGTTCGTGACCGGGCCGAACGGAAGGTCTACGGACATCTCGGCCGGTTCAAGCCGATCAAGGACCGTCGCCCCGACCTGATAGTCGGCGTCGGCGGATGCGTTGCCCAGCAGGAAGGGGAAAAACTTCTCGAAAAAATACCGCATCTCGATATCGTTTTCGGAACCCATAATGTTCACAAGCTTCCCGAAATGGTGCTCAAGGTCGAAGGCGCCGAGGGGCGTTTCCAGGAGACCGGGTTCCTCGATCGCGAGACGAGGCTCAATCTTTTTCCGAGCCGCACCGGAGGAGATACGGTGAACCGTTTCGTGACCGTCATGCAGGGCTGCGATAATTTCTGCTCGTACTGCATCGTTCCGCATGTCCGTGGTCGGGAAATCAGTCGTCCGAGTGAGGAAATCGTTAATGAGATCAGCTCCCTGGCCGGCGAAGGTGTCAGGGAGGTGACCCTGATCGGACAAAACGTCAATTCCTATGGTCTGCGCGAAGTCGGAGAACTCTCATTTGCCGGATTGCTCGATCAGGTTAACGCGATCGACGGTATTGACCGGATCCGCTTCACAACATCGCATCCAAGGGATATTTCCGAGGAATTGATCTCCTGTTTCGGTCGACTTGAAAAGCTTTGTCATCACATTCATCTGCCGGTTCAGTGCGGTTCCAATCGTGTGCTTGAAAAGATGAACCGGGGCTACACCCGGGAGCATTACCTTGATTTGATTGAGCGTTTGCGCCGGATCTGTTCCGATATCAGGTTTACAACCGATATTATTGTCGGGTTCCCCGGCGAGTCAGAGTCGGACTTTGAGCAGACACTCGATCTGGTTGAAAAGGTTCGTTTCGCCGATGCTTTCACCTTCCTGTACTCACCCCGCCCGGGGACTGCCGCGGCAGAACTGGAAGAGACCCTTGCCCCGGAACAGAAACAGCAACGTTTCGACCGGCTGATCGAAACTCAGCAGAAGATAAGTTTGACCTTCTGGCAGGGTGATGTTGGCCGGCTTGTGCCTGTTCTGGTTGAAGGTGAAAGCCGACAGGCGAACGGTCAATTGTTCGGCCGGACTACCTGGAACAGGATCGTTAACTTTACCGGAACTTCTGATATGATAGGTCAAATCGTACCGGTCCGGATCATCAGGAATTTTCGGAATTCGCAACTGGGTGAAGTTGAAAAGACACAGGTCGCCTGA
- a CDS encoding PHP domain-containing protein: MIDLHTHTLFSDGELIPAELTRRAAVIGYRAIALTDHGDLSNLDLIIPRVVRVADDLSAQWGLKVVPGIELTHVPPAQYEEATVEARKLGARIVNAHGETIVEPVAPGTNRAALEAGVDILSHPGLINDDDTALAAEKGICLEITTRKGHSLTNGHVVLMARKHGAKLVINNDAHAPGDLLKPELIHQIALGAGMTEDDIARALKNSEALAGI; this comes from the coding sequence ATGATCGACCTTCACACTCATACATTGTTCAGCGATGGGGAACTGATACCGGCCGAGCTGACCCGACGGGCCGCGGTGATCGGCTATCGGGCTATCGCTCTGACCGATCACGGGGATCTGTCGAACCTTGACTTGATTATTCCGCGAGTTGTCCGGGTTGCCGATGATCTTTCAGCGCAGTGGGGGCTCAAGGTTGTTCCCGGGATCGAATTGACCCATGTTCCGCCGGCCCAATATGAAGAGGCGACGGTTGAAGCCCGCAAGCTGGGAGCCCGAATCGTTAATGCTCACGGCGAAACAATTGTTGAGCCGGTCGCACCCGGGACAAACCGGGCCGCACTTGAGGCGGGGGTTGATATTTTGTCCCATCCCGGGCTGATCAACGATGATGATACTGCCTTGGCTGCCGAAAAGGGGATCTGCCTGGAGATTACGACCCGCAAGGGGCACAGCCTGACCAATGGTCATGTTGTGCTGATGGCCAGGAAACATGGTGCCAAGCTGGTCATCAATAACGACGCCCATGCGCCCGGTGATCTGCTCAAACCGGAGTTGATTCACCAGATCGCACTCGGTGCCGGAATGACCGAAGATGATATCGCCAGGGCCCTTAAAAATTCGGAAGCCCTGGCCGGTATATAA
- a CDS encoding hydrolase, whose protein sequence is MDDKAIELLKELVEAPSPSGYEQPAQRVFRKHVEPVVDSLQTDVMGNVIGRVNAASADAAKLMLAGHCDEIGFMVKYIDENGFLFFAPIGGVDAHLVPGQRVNVHTATGPVRGVVGKKPIHLMDPKERESVVKFKDQFIDIGCSDKKMAEKLVAIGDPVTFSVGLERLQGERVTSRAFDDKMGAWVVARVLQEVSKKTPPVHFYGVSTVQEEIGLRGATTSAFGIDPDIGIAVDVTFSSDTPGLNMMEIGELELGKGPIIARGANINPTLFDLLVTTAKEEAIPYQVSGMPRATGTDANVIQLARSGVAAGLIGVPLRYMHSPSEVLSLADLENTVRLLVGLIYRIESKNMFIPN, encoded by the coding sequence ATGGATGATAAAGCTATTGAACTACTGAAGGAACTGGTCGAGGCGCCGAGCCCGTCCGGTTATGAACAGCCGGCACAACGGGTTTTCCGCAAGCACGTCGAACCGGTCGTTGATTCACTGCAGACCGATGTAATGGGTAATGTGATCGGCCGGGTCAACGCGGCCAGCGCCGATGCAGCAAAACTGATGCTGGCCGGGCATTGCGATGAAATCGGCTTCATGGTCAAGTATATTGATGAAAACGGGTTTCTCTTTTTTGCCCCGATCGGCGGTGTTGATGCCCACCTGGTCCCGGGCCAGCGCGTCAACGTTCATACTGCGACCGGCCCGGTCCGGGGGGTGGTCGGCAAAAAACCGATCCATCTGATGGATCCGAAAGAACGGGAATCGGTGGTCAAGTTCAAGGACCAGTTCATCGATATCGGATGTTCCGATAAAAAGATGGCTGAGAAACTCGTCGCAATCGGTGATCCGGTCACCTTCTCGGTCGGGCTTGAAAGACTGCAGGGGGAGCGGGTGACCTCACGCGCTTTTGATGACAAGATGGGGGCCTGGGTTGTTGCTCGTGTCTTGCAGGAGGTCAGTAAAAAAACGCCGCCGGTTCATTTCTACGGGGTCTCAACCGTACAGGAAGAGATCGGTTTGCGCGGCGCGACGACCAGTGCATTCGGTATTGATCCGGATATCGGTATTGCTGTCGATGTCACCTTCAGTTCCGATACACCGGGACTTAATATGATGGAAATTGGTGAGTTGGAGCTTGGCAAGGGACCGATTATCGCCCGGGGTGCCAATATCAATCCGACCCTTTTTGATCTGCTTGTGACAACAGCCAAAGAAGAGGCGATTCCGTACCAGGTCAGCGGTATGCCGAGAGCAACCGGTACCGATGCCAATGTTATCCAATTGGCGCGCAGCGGCGTAGCGGCCGGACTGATCGGTGTGCCTTTACGTTATATGCATTCGCCATCCGAGGTGCTGTCTCTGGCGGATCTCGAAAATACAGTACGATTGCTGGTCGGACTTATCTACCGAATAGAGTCAAAAAACATGTTCATCCCGAACTGA
- a CDS encoding IMP dehydrogenase, with amino-acid sequence MSDPAIREGLTFDDVLLVPAHSQVLPKDADLSTQLTPTLRLNVPLLSAAMDTVTEARSAICMAREGGLGIVHKNMTPNEQALEVDQVKKSESGMIVDPITMDPDQKIFEALEAMEKYRISGIPITKNGKLVGILTNRDLRFETNFEQPISNVMTKDNLVTVPPGTTLEEAKEHLHRHRIEKLLVVEDDYRLTGLITIKDIEKVRKYPIACKDDFGRLRVGAAVGVGPDRDERLQALIEAGVDVVVIDTAHGHSQGVLDAIRDTKINFPELQLIAGNIGTADAAEALIKAGADSVKVGIGPGSICTTRVVAGVGIPQITAISDVARVVGKKGVPLIADGGIKYSGELPKAIAAGADVIMIGSLFAGTDESPGETILYQGRTYKTYRGMGSLGAMKLGSKDRYFQEDVQTDTKLVPEGIEGRVPYRGSLSANIHQMLGGLRSGMGYTGCATIADLKKNGQFMRITNAGLRESHVHDVAITHEAPNYRVERGN; translated from the coding sequence ATGTCGGACCCTGCTATCCGTGAAGGCCTTACCTTTGATGATGTCTTGCTTGTTCCCGCCCACTCGCAGGTCCTGCCCAAGGACGCCGACCTGTCAACCCAGCTGACTCCGACCCTGCGTCTGAATGTGCCGTTGCTTTCGGCCGCGATGGATACGGTCACTGAGGCACGGAGTGCAATCTGCATGGCCCGTGAAGGGGGGCTCGGCATTGTTCATAAAAACATGACGCCGAACGAGCAGGCGCTTGAAGTTGATCAAGTCAAGAAATCGGAAAGCGGCATGATTGTCGATCCGATAACCATGGATCCGGACCAGAAAATATTCGAAGCTCTCGAGGCGATGGAGAAATACCGGATCTCCGGAATTCCGATCACCAAGAACGGTAAGCTTGTCGGCATTTTAACGAATCGCGATTTGCGCTTCGAAACCAATTTCGAACAGCCGATTTCGAATGTCATGACCAAGGATAATCTGGTTACCGTGCCCCCCGGCACGACCCTGGAAGAAGCCAAGGAGCATCTGCACCGACACCGGATCGAAAAGCTTCTTGTCGTCGAGGATGACTATCGGCTTACCGGGCTGATTACGATCAAGGATATCGAGAAGGTTCGCAAATACCCCATTGCCTGCAAGGATGATTTCGGTCGACTGCGGGTCGGCGCCGCGGTCGGTGTCGGGCCGGATCGCGATGAGCGCCTGCAGGCCCTGATTGAAGCCGGAGTCGATGTCGTTGTTATTGATACTGCGCATGGCCATTCGCAAGGTGTGCTCGATGCTATTCGTGACACCAAGATCAACTTTCCCGAGTTGCAGTTGATTGCCGGAAATATTGGCACAGCCGATGCGGCCGAGGCCCTGATAAAAGCTGGTGCCGATTCGGTCAAGGTCGGAATCGGGCCGGGATCGATCTGCACGACCCGGGTTGTTGCCGGGGTCGGGATACCGCAGATTACGGCGATTTCCGATGTTGCCAGAGTTGTCGGGAAAAAGGGGGTCCCGCTGATTGCCGATGGCGGCATCAAATACTCCGGGGAACTGCCAAAAGCGATTGCCGCCGGTGCCGACGTTATCATGATTGGCTCATTGTTTGCCGGTACCGACGAGTCACCGGGTGAAACCATCCTCTACCAGGGGCGGACCTACAAAACCTATCGCGGCATGGGCAGCCTTGGCGCGATGAAGCTGGGGAGCAAGGATCGCTATTTCCAGGAGGACGTCCAGACCGATACCAAACTTGTCCCGGAAGGGATTGAAGGACGGGTTCCTTATCGCGGTTCGCTTTCGGCAAATATCCACCAGATGCTGGGTGGTTTGCGTTCCGGCATGGGCTACACCGGTTGCGCGACAATCGCCGACCTCAAGAAAAACGGCCAGTTCATGCGCATCACCAACGCCGGTTTACGTGAGTCGCATGTGCATGACGTTGCGATTACCCATGAAGCACCGAATTACCGGGTTGAGCGTGGCAATTGA
- the guaA gene encoding GMP synthase (glutamine-hydrolyzing) (contains glutamine-hydrolyzing domain and glutamine amidotransferase; GMP-binding domain; functions to produce GMP from XMP in the IMP pathway) translates to MMVDIHSEKILILDFGSQYTQLIARRVREAHVYCELHPFDMALDEIKSFNPKGIILSGGPKSVYDNGAPVIDGELFELGVPVLGICYGMQLVANHFGGKVVPAGKREYGHADLYAKNTPGPLFDSFFVDGHSPVWMSHGDHVELIPQNFEVVAATDNAPVCAIQDVERNLYGVQFHPEVNHTPRGELLIDTFVRKICNCTGQWTPGQIIEDAVARIRQQVGAEHVILGLSGGVDSSVAAGLIYKAIGDQLTCVFVDNGLLRLGEGDQVMATFAENLGVKVLRVDAEDRFLEKLAGESDPEKKRKIIGNLFVDIFEEESKKITDAKWLAQGTIYPDVIESAGAKTGKAHNIKSHHNVGGLPDYMTLKLLEPLRELFKDEVRAIGEELGLQHRMVWRHPFPGPGLGVRILGEVKKEYADILRLADNIFIEELYRTGHYDKISQAFAVFLPVKSVGVMGDGRTYEYVIALRAVETRDFMTAGWYPLPYADMARISNRIINEVKGVNRVTYDISSKPPATIEWE, encoded by the coding sequence ATAATGGTTGATATCCATTCTGAAAAAATCCTGATTCTTGATTTCGGATCACAGTATACCCAGCTGATCGCCCGGCGGGTGCGTGAGGCACATGTCTACTGTGAACTGCATCCGTTTGACATGGCGCTCGATGAAATCAAATCGTTTAATCCCAAAGGAATTATTCTGTCCGGCGGGCCGAAGTCGGTTTACGACAATGGCGCTCCGGTCATCGACGGGGAGTTGTTCGAGCTTGGTGTTCCGGTTCTCGGCATATGCTACGGCATGCAGCTGGTAGCGAACCATTTTGGCGGCAAAGTCGTACCGGCCGGCAAACGGGAGTATGGTCATGCCGATCTGTACGCCAAAAATACACCCGGCCCGCTGTTTGATTCATTTTTTGTCGACGGCCACAGCCCGGTCTGGATGAGTCACGGCGACCATGTTGAGCTGATTCCACAAAACTTTGAAGTTGTTGCTGCAACCGACAACGCCCCGGTCTGTGCCATTCAGGATGTCGAACGCAACCTCTATGGTGTTCAGTTCCACCCGGAGGTTAATCATACCCCGCGGGGCGAGCTTCTGATCGACACCTTCGTCCGTAAAATTTGCAATTGTACCGGTCAGTGGACACCTGGGCAGATCATTGAGGATGCGGTTGCCCGGATCCGTCAACAGGTCGGTGCGGAGCATGTTATCCTCGGCCTTTCCGGCGGCGTCGATTCCTCGGTCGCAGCCGGCCTGATCTACAAGGCGATCGGCGATCAGCTGACTTGTGTCTTTGTCGATAACGGCCTGCTCCGCCTCGGTGAAGGGGACCAGGTTATGGCGACCTTCGCTGAAAACCTCGGGGTTAAGGTGCTCCGGGTCGACGCCGAAGACCGTTTTCTCGAAAAGCTGGCAGGGGAGTCCGATCCGGAAAAGAAACGGAAGATTATCGGCAATCTTTTCGTTGATATTTTCGAGGAGGAGTCGAAGAAAATCACTGATGCCAAATGGCTCGCCCAGGGAACAATCTACCCGGATGTGATTGAGTCGGCCGGCGCCAAAACCGGCAAGGCGCACAACATCAAGAGCCATCACAATGTCGGCGGTCTGCCCGATTATATGACGTTGAAGTTGCTTGAGCCGTTGCGCGAGCTGTTCAAGGACGAGGTCCGGGCGATCGGTGAAGAACTCGGGCTGCAGCATCGCATGGTCTGGCGGCATCCTTTCCCGGGGCCGGGGCTCGGGGTCCGTATTCTCGGTGAGGTAAAAAAAGAGTATGCCGATATCCTCCGTCTGGCCGACAATATCTTTATTGAGGAGCTCTACCGGACCGGGCATTACGACAAGATCAGCCAGGCCTTCGCCGTCTTTTTGCCGGTCAAGAGCGTCGGCGTCATGGGCGACGGGCGTACGTACGAATATGTCATCGCCCTGCGCGCGGTCGAAACCAGGGATTTCATGACCGCCGGCTGGTATCCGCTACCTTATGCCGATATGGCCCGGATCAGTAACCGGATCATTAATGAAGTCAAGGGCGTCAATCGCGTCACCTATGATATCTCTTCAAAACCGCCGGCAACAATTGAGTGGGAGTGA
- a CDS encoding NTP pyrophosphohydrolase produces the protein MSDQVTTIQELKERMSRFVHERDWEQFHTPKNLSMSIAIEAAELMEHFQWLTVEQSKNLDPEALLDIREELADIVIYALSLSNFLNIDLAEAIIDKMEKNIRKYPKDKVRGKSHKYTYYRDEHGDE, from the coding sequence ATGTCTGATCAGGTTACGACAATTCAGGAGTTAAAGGAACGGATGTCCCGATTCGTTCACGAGCGGGACTGGGAACAGTTTCATACGCCGAAGAACCTTTCGATGTCGATCGCCATCGAGGCAGCCGAGTTGATGGAACATTTTCAGTGGTTGACGGTCGAGCAGTCGAAAAACCTTGACCCGGAAGCGTTACTTGATATCCGCGAGGAACTGGCGGATATCGTGATCTATGCACTCTCGCTTTCCAACTTTCTGAATATTGATCTGGCCGAGGCGATTATCGACAAGATGGAAAAGAATATCCGCAAGTACCCGAAGGATAAAGTTCGCGGCAAGTCACACAAGTATACCTATTACCGGGACGAGCATGGCGACGAATAG
- a CDS encoding transcriptional regulator — translation MATNRKPGKPAKKYSQAARLHDVIRILEARYGATVEELAEECQVHRRTIFRDLQAIADAGYPLVREPEDDGRVLYRFMTGFKSIPPITFSLDELMTLYLCRGQLDFLSGTPFHDDLDAIFGKIRSSLRPSSVAHLERIAEASAPRFQGVRDYRDKKEMLGELRRALLYQYRCQIEYAPPNRDADIYEFDPYTLLFFKDSLYLGGFAHNRNGLRLFLVDRIRSVTVTKERFEVPGSYRVDDLTGSAFGLVDDTPMSVKIRFMPAVAHLIRERTWHPNQKLHQDDDGSVLLEFEAAGAKEILAWVFSFLPHVDILQPPELKERFRTVLTESLKNT, via the coding sequence ATGGCGACGAATAGGAAGCCGGGGAAGCCGGCCAAGAAATACAGCCAGGCGGCCCGCCTGCATGATGTCATCCGTATCCTTGAGGCCCGGTACGGGGCGACGGTCGAGGAACTGGCCGAGGAGTGCCAGGTTCATCGCCGGACTATTTTTCGCGATCTGCAGGCGATTGCCGACGCCGGATATCCACTGGTTCGCGAGCCGGAGGATGATGGCCGGGTCCTCTATCGATTCATGACCGGGTTCAAGTCGATTCCGCCGATTACCTTTTCACTTGATGAATTGATGACCCTTTATCTCTGCCGCGGCCAGCTCGATTTTCTGAGCGGAACCCCATTCCATGACGACCTCGATGCTATCTTCGGTAAAATCCGGTCATCTCTGCGGCCGAGTTCTGTTGCCCATCTCGAGCGGATCGCCGAAGCTTCGGCGCCCCGTTTTCAGGGAGTCCGCGATTATCGCGACAAAAAGGAGATGCTCGGCGAATTGCGCCGGGCACTGCTTTACCAGTACCGCTGTCAGATTGAGTATGCGCCGCCGAATCGTGACGCCGATATTTACGAATTTGACCCTTATACGCTCCTGTTTTTCAAGGACTCTCTTTATCTCGGAGGTTTTGCTCATAACCGCAACGGGTTGCGCCTTTTTCTGGTCGATCGGATCCGATCGGTCACCGTGACAAAAGAACGTTTTGAGGTTCCTGGGTCTTACCGGGTTGATGATCTGACCGGCAGTGCTTTTGGTTTGGTTGATGACACGCCGATGTCGGTGAAAATCCGGTTCATGCCGGCCGTCGCCCACCTGATACGCGAACGGACCTGGCATCCAAATCAGAAACTGCATCAAGATGATGATGGGTCGGTACTGCTTGAATTCGAAGCAGCCGGCGCCAAGGAGATCCTCGCCTGGGTGTTCTCCTTTTTACCGCATGTTGACATCCTGCAGCCGCCCGAGTTGAAAGAACGATTTCGTACCGTACTGACCGAATCACTCAAAAACACCTAG
- the maf gene encoding septum formation protein Maf yields the protein MRKIVLASTSPYRRNLLRQLEIPFVVSSPLYVEKLDQGVAPELLVKHLSFCKAESLQKHFPDSLIIGADQVFVDPRSRVLGKPAGREEAILQLKAMVGQRHTFYTGVTVFDAETGEAASDYSEYSVTLRQLSDQQIASYVDRESPYDCAGAFRVEGLGITLMEKMEGEDYNSLIGLPLIKLTALLERFGIEIL from the coding sequence ATGCGTAAAATTGTTCTTGCTTCCACCAGCCCTTATCGGCGCAATCTTTTAAGACAACTCGAGATTCCCTTTGTTGTCTCGTCGCCGCTCTATGTTGAGAAGCTGGACCAGGGGGTTGCTCCCGAGTTGCTGGTCAAACACCTCTCTTTCTGTAAAGCCGAAAGCCTGCAGAAGCATTTTCCCGATTCACTGATTATCGGTGCCGACCAGGTTTTTGTCGATCCGCGGAGCCGTGTTCTTGGCAAGCCGGCCGGCCGTGAAGAAGCGATTCTTCAGTTAAAGGCGATGGTCGGGCAACGCCACACGTTTTATACCGGGGTCACTGTTTTCGACGCCGAAACCGGTGAGGCCGCTTCTGATTATTCCGAATATTCAGTGACCCTCCGTCAACTGAGTGATCAGCAGATCGCCTCGTATGTCGACCGGGAATCGCCATATGATTGTGCCGGCGCTTTCCGGGTTGAAGGCCTCGGCATTACATTGATGGAGAAGATGGAAGGGGAAGACTACAACAGTCTGATCGGTCTGCCGCTCATCAAGTTGACGGCACTGCTTGAGCGTTTCGGTATTGAAATTCTGTAG